In the genome of Raphanus sativus cultivar WK10039 chromosome 9, ASM80110v3, whole genome shotgun sequence, the window GTCCTTACATGTGCGCGACCAGCAGCCGTTTCGCCAACTGCCTCGACCAGTACAAGAAGTCGTACGGTAACGAAGAAGACTCGGAGCAGCCTCAGAGGCTTCTGTGTCCGCTATGCAGAGGTCAGGTGAAAGGCTGGACTGTCGTGGAAGACGCGCGAGTGCATTTCAACTCCAAGAGGAGGACCTGTATGCAGGAGAAGTGTTCCTTTGTGGGGAACTTCAAGAAGCTCAAGAAACACATGAAGGAGAAGCACCCGGATGCTTGTCCTCGGGCTATTGATCCGGCTCTTGAAACCAAATGGAAGAGGCtggagagggagagagacaGAAGAGACGTGATAAGCACGATCATGTCGTCGATACCAGGTGCTGTTGTGTTGGGGGATTATGTCATAGAGCCTCGTAACGGAGGtgtttatgatgatgatgaagatgattacagctcggatgatgatgatgatatgagCAACAACGGTGTGTTGGATCTTGATTCATGGCAAGGACAAAGCCATCACATTCGTTTTATAGATATGGATGCAAGCGACTTTGCATCGTCGTCTCGATCTCATACTTCTCCAAGCAGTTTGCTCTTCCCAAGGAACCAGAGAGGCGGCAATAGAGATCGGTAACTATGATTTAACCGAAGCAAATTCATGTTCAGTCTCCTCTGCATATAATCTCAAACTCTCTCCTGCAGTACAAATCGGCTTCAGACTTGCAGGAGCAGTATAAAAGGCTAACATGACTAAGACAACTAGCCATACAGGAAATTGATTATTAAAAACACTCGCagtctctttttatttatattcatgTAAATTATGTATTCTCTGTAATTGTATTATTGTTTCAGCATTGTTGTACCTTTTCTCAGTTCTTGTTTCTTTGTATTGATTTACTTTCATCTTCCTTAAGttctggaagaaaaaaaaaagttgtggaAAAGAAAAGATGTCGTCACTCAGACTCGGTGTCTGCCTAACTTCGGACAAAAGTGTGTGTTCCTGTTACTTGTGTGTGTTGCCTTTGTGAGTCTCTTCTATTTCGTATGCAGCCGCGTGATAACCCTCCAGCCACATGTTTAACTTAAAGCTTTTTCTGCATTCAGAAAACGGAGAACAGTATTAACTAGTTATAGTTTCGAATAAAACAAGTTCTATTAAGAAATAGATAACCCGTATCCTCTCAACcctaagaagaaaaaagaagcgCCGTCGTGAATCTCGCCTCCTGCTCCGGTGGTCGGTGTCTCTCACCGCCGCCGGGAGCGGGCCCGTTTCGTCTATTATTTAGCTTCTACGGCTTTTAATCACGGCATTTTGAACGATTTTGAGGAGTACAGCTTCGGATCCGGGTTGAGAAATGGAGAGGATGCGACGACTCTTGCGTCTGATCCTTGAGCGTCTCTACTTGGATGGAGAATCGATCTGTACTGGTAGCTTCGGACTCTGAGCAGTGCTCGTGAGCTTGGCTGTCGGGTTACGAAACCTGTGAAGGTTGGTAGCCTCGTACGGTCGTAAGTTTCTCCTGTTTATGGC includes:
- the LOC108823368 gene encoding uncharacterized protein LOC108823368, with product MGKIKKVNRRARVAAPYTSAPSCCKKEWAGSTCPVCLESPHNAVLLLCSSYHKGCRPYMCATSSRFANCLDQYKKSYGNEEDSEQPQRLLCPLCRGQVKGWTVVEDARVHFNSKRRTCMQEKCSFVGNFKKLKKHMKEKHPDACPRAIDPALETKWKRLERERDRRDVISTIMSSIPGAVVLGDYVIEPRNGGVYDDDEDDYSSDDDDDMSNNGVLDLDSWQGQSHHIRFIDMDASDFASSSRSHTSPSSLLFPRNQRGGNRDR